A DNA window from Aspergillus nidulans FGSC A4 chromosome I contains the following coding sequences:
- a CDS encoding uncharacterized protein (transcript_id=CADANIAT00006856), whose amino-acid sequence MLSGSPPELEPPPRLGLMLGLFTNRSGQQRHRAAYRTSSLYPSNLPWSHQIEALQNQKVVQEYILRSLTASQLVPANRLTGFSTPPKLAEENTRPSFSAQPVRIPNNRVSQFVPHPSNCHPSTAAQILKKKQDPSMRRCTSSRRYASKPTLAPRLPADNTLAPNLATQALDLQCRVLLEYLFKALTPHTLSTYKPRVELTLIDYIQQYPNPLPAQLLWATRCLATLHSSVDSTPQPGTSALVNSRRMYQQAIRHLLISLYCPRSARSDETLTAAMLLCVYEMIDRTNPEAWMIHSRGITNLLRIRGPKAHRSGIGQTLLLCLRPILVAQALTRAEPCLLGEPAWRKLGNEMMRSQKGAEHFLNTWTECSFGEIAMCPGLLARTQAILSDPGFSLEDEAITKRKRLLTQITSIRTALRTLNLQIELEFGKYDADEKSPCGLRRLSECIPPDSAERFVLYLHRGIQVGAAMLDQLVTLLVSDDKRRCQQETSASAALKRYYDTQDSTGVGAKTIPRTRLDATHLPTQTESLAIAEDNGRRETSCLAHQLDILCMSQGMIQHLLGSIQQKIIIRLFEHLDLLNKIDIRYFAWTGLDYDGAEVRVDFLHQPTPSATLQRSYGSFRMTQELRLLLQ is encoded by the exons ATGCTGTCGGGCAGTCCgccggagctggagcctcCTCCGCGCCTGGGACTCATGCTCGGTCT ATTCACCAACCGTTCTGGACAACAACGACACCGTGCAGCGTACCGGACCTCATCTTTATACCCAAGCAACCTGCCTTGGTCCCATCAAATCGAGGCTCTTCAGAATCAAAAAGTTGTTCAGGAGTATATCCTTCGCAGCCTCACAGCCTCGCAACTTGTTCCTGCCAATAGGCTCACAGGATTCTCGACGCCTCCGAAGTTGGCAGAGGAAAACACGAGGCCAAGCTTCTCGGCACAACCTGTCCGTATACCAAATAACCGAGTGTCGCAATTCGTACCTCATCCATCCAACTGTCATCCTTCAACGGCTGCTcagatcttgaagaagaaacaggACCCAAGCATGAGGCGTTGTACCTCATCTCGACGTTACGCAAGCAAACCCACTCTTGCCCCCCGATTGCCGGCCGACAACACGCTCGCGCCCAATCTGGCTACCCAGGCGCTCGACCTTCAATGCAGAGTGTTGCTTGAATACCTCTTCAAGGCGCTGACGCCGCATACTCTCTCCACTTACAAGCCCCGCGTGGAACTCACGTTGATCGACTATATCCAGCAGTACCCCAATCCTCTTCCGGCCCAACTCCTCTGGGCCACGCGCTGCCTGGCGACTCTTCACTCCTCCGTGGATTCCACCCCTCAGCCAGGTACATCTGCCCTCGTCAACAGTCGTCGTATGTATCAGCAGGCTATCCGACATCTCTTAATCAGCCTATACTGCCCTCGCTCTGCGCGCTCGGACGAAACTTTGACTGCGGCCATGCTGCTCTGCGTCTACGAGATGATCGACCGTACCAACCCTGAGGCCTGGATGATCCACTCCCGCGGGATAACCAACTTGCTCCGGATACGTGGGCCCAAGGCGCACAGGAGCGGAATTGGTCAGACACTTCTGCTATGTCTCCGTCCGATCCTCGTTGCACAGGCTTTGACTCGTGCGGAGCCATGCCTGCTCGGGGAACCGGCATGGAGGAAACTGGGCAACGAGATGATGCGCTCCCAGAAAGGTGCAGAGCATTTTCTGAACACTTGGACTGAGTGCTCTTTTGGGGAGATCGCGATGTGTCCGGGATTACTGGCTCGTACACAGGCCATCCTCTCAGATCCCGGCTTCTCATTAGAAGACGAAGCGATAACAAAGAGGAAACGGCTGCTCACGCAGATAACCTCCATCCGCACAGCGTTACGAACGCTTAATCTACAGATAGAACTGGAATTCGGGAAGTATGATGCTGACGAAAAATCGCCTTGCGGTCTGCGGAGGCTGTCCGAATGTATCCCGCCTGACTCCGCGGAACGGTTTGTTCTATACCTACATCGAGGTATCCAGGTCGGCGCCGCTATGTTGGACCAGTTAGTGACTCTGTTAGTGTCGGACGATAAAAGACGTTGTCAGCAAGAAACTAGTGCAAGTGCTGCATTGAAGAGGTATTATGACACGCAGGACAGTACAGGTGTAGGGGCAAAGACCATTCCAAGAACTCGCTTAGACGCTACACATCTCCCTACACAAACAGAGTCATTAGCCATAGCAGAGGATAATGGTCGTCGGGAAACTTCTTGCCTAGCACACCAGTTGGACATTCTGTGCATGAGCCAGGGGATGATCCAG CATCTGCTCGGATCAATTCAACAGAAGATAATTATTCGTCTATTCGAACATCTAGACCTTCT GAACAAAATCGATATAAGGTACTTTGCCTGGACAGGTCTCGATTATGATGGTGCTGA
- a CDS encoding uncharacterized protein (transcript_id=CADANIAT00006857), with protein sequence MAIVEIVLYLQVTAASRGRIIVLVLQNALDASLLVSMIYLTRLVRTLKNANTASPGIMTTTVQTTQPVAPRPPELSAQTHPQTSVAGAVHPVPVHEVPAYNTYAHPNLTPQQRAELEALPRSQSPGQWIFVPNGTFPQDGQVQAGSDIQSEEAEL encoded by the exons ATGGCTATTGTGGAGATTGTGCTTTATCTTCAAGTGACTGCCGCGAGCAGGGGCCGTATAATCGTGCTCGTCTTGCAAAATGCCCTGGATGCCTCGCTTCTGGTATCTATGATATATCTTACCCGGCTTGTGCGGACATTGAAAAACGCGAACACAGCTAGCCCCGGCATTATGACTACCACTGTGCAAACTACACAACCGGTAGCGCCTCGTCCCCCCGAACTGAGTGCCCAAACACATCCACAAACCTCTGTTGCCGGAGCCGTACATCCAGTCCCGGTTCATGAAGTACCTGCATATAACA CATATGCACATCCGAACCTCACTCCGCAGCAGCGAGCTGAGCTCGAAGCGTTACCTCGAAGTCAATCCCCGGGCCAGTGGATATTCGTCCCTAACGGTACTTTTCCACAAGACGGCCAG GTTCAAGCCGGCTCTGATATACAGTctgaagaggctgagctgTAG